The following are encoded together in the Blautia obeum ATCC 29174 genome:
- the pstB gene encoding phosphate ABC transporter ATP-binding protein PstB yields the protein MSDNIKLSIEDMNLFYGNFHALHDINMHIPEKEITAFIGPSGCGKSTLLKSLNRMNDLVEGCKITGKVELDGEDIYGDMDVNVLRKRVGMVFQKPNPFPMSIYDNVAYGPRTHGIRSKAKLDEIVEKSLRDAAIWDEVKDRLKKSALGMSGGQQQRLCIARALAVEPEVLLMDEPTSALDPISTSKIEELAMELKGKYTIVIVTHNMQQATRISDKTAFFLLGEVVEFSDTDTLFSMPKDKRTEDYITGRFG from the coding sequence ATGAGTGATAATATCAAACTTTCAATTGAAGATATGAATCTTTTTTACGGAAATTTTCATGCACTGCATGACATCAATATGCATATTCCAGAAAAAGAGATTACCGCTTTTATCGGACCAAGTGGATGTGGAAAATCTACACTTCTGAAGTCTCTGAACCGTATGAATGACCTTGTAGAAGGCTGTAAGATCACCGGTAAAGTAGAACTTGACGGAGAAGATATTTATGGAGATATGGACGTAAACGTTCTTCGAAAAAGAGTCGGAATGGTATTCCAGAAGCCGAATCCGTTCCCGATGAGTATTTACGATAACGTTGCGTACGGACCGAGAACTCATGGTATCCGTTCCAAGGCAAAACTCGATGAGATCGTAGAAAAATCTCTCCGTGATGCTGCCATCTGGGATGAAGTAAAAGACCGATTAAAGAAAAGTGCACTTGGTATGTCTGGCGGACAGCAGCAGAGGCTCTGTATTGCAAGAGCTCTCGCAGTAGAGCCGGAAGTTCTCCTGATGGATGAGCCGACCTCCGCACTTGATCCGATCTCAACCTCCAAGATTGAAGAGCTTGCAATGGAATTAAAAGGAAAATATACGATCGTGATCGTTACGCATAATATGCAGCAGGCGACTCGAATTTCTGATAAAACAGCGTTCTTCCTTCTGGGAGAAGTTGTAGAATTCAGCGATACAGATACTCTGTTTTCCATGCCAAAAGACAAGAGAACAGAGGACTATATTACAGGGAGGTTTGGTTGA
- the phoU gene encoding phosphate signaling complex protein PhoU produces MATHFERQLEELHVQIITMGSLCEKAISLSNRAIRGDKCIQEIFDTDKEIDTKEREIENLCMRILLHQQPVARDLREVSAALKMISDMERIGDQASDIADLSKFIEENHVQIPELIGKMAEMTVGMVTESVDAFVKRDLDLCRKVIDDDDQVDDAFNRIKEELAELMYQNLDAKAGLDLLMTAKYMERIGDHAVNIAEWVEYAITGVHRNNEHQLGGH; encoded by the coding sequence ATGGCAACGCATTTCGAACGGCAGCTTGAAGAACTTCATGTACAGATCATTACAATGGGAAGCCTCTGTGAAAAGGCTATTTCACTTTCGAACAGAGCTATCCGCGGTGATAAATGTATCCAGGAAATCTTTGATACTGATAAGGAAATCGACACAAAAGAGCGCGAGATCGAGAACCTCTGTATGCGTATTCTGTTGCATCAGCAGCCGGTTGCAAGAGATCTGAGAGAGGTTTCTGCAGCACTGAAAATGATTTCAGATATGGAAAGAATTGGAGATCAGGCATCGGATATTGCGGATCTTTCCAAGTTCATTGAGGAAAATCATGTGCAGATTCCGGAACTGATCGGCAAGATGGCGGAGATGACAGTCGGCATGGTGACAGAAAGCGTAGATGCTTTTGTCAAGAGAGATCTGGATCTTTGCCGCAAAGTTATTGATGACGATGATCAGGTAGATGATGCATTTAATCGGATCAAAGAGGAGCTGGCAGAGCTTATGTATCAGAATCTGGATGCAAAAGCAGGCCTTGACCTTCTTATGACTGCGAAATATATGGAACGAATCGGAGATCACGCAGTGAATATTGCAGAATGGGTTGAGTATGCAATTACTGGTGTTCACAGAAATAATGAACATCAATTAGGAGGTCATTGA